One window of the Euzebya sp. genome contains the following:
- a CDS encoding alpha/beta fold hydrolase: MPIADVNGIQLSYEEAGPADGPALLLVMGLGAQRVGWPPYLIEPLADAGVRVVAYDNRDVGESTWLDHAPPVGLAELFGSFRAGRPLPPPYTLSDMAADGIALLDHLDIPAAHVAGASMGGMIVQRMAVEHPGRVLSLTSVMSTPGDPSLPGPTPAATEALLSPTPTDDRETYVAVSLEKRKVLGSPGLAWDDEWVVEAIGTSYDRGVNPAGFLRQYHAILSDGDRTADLAGLDVPALVVHGADDPLIPVAAGRATAAAIPGARLEEIGGMGHDIPPAAAERMVELLLPLVLGS, encoded by the coding sequence GCCCTGCTCCTGGTCATGGGCCTGGGCGCCCAGCGGGTCGGTTGGCCGCCGTACCTGATCGAGCCGCTGGCCGACGCCGGCGTGCGGGTGGTCGCCTACGACAACCGCGACGTCGGCGAGTCCACCTGGCTCGACCACGCCCCGCCCGTCGGCCTGGCCGAGCTGTTCGGCAGCTTCCGCGCCGGCAGGCCGCTCCCGCCGCCGTACACCCTCAGCGACATGGCCGCCGACGGCATCGCGCTGCTCGACCACCTGGACATCCCCGCCGCCCACGTGGCCGGCGCGTCGATGGGCGGGATGATCGTGCAGCGCATGGCCGTCGAGCACCCCGGACGGGTCCTGTCGCTGACCTCGGTGATGTCGACGCCGGGCGACCCGTCGCTGCCCGGACCGACGCCGGCGGCGACCGAGGCGCTGCTGTCACCGACCCCGACCGACGACCGCGAGACCTATGTGGCGGTCAGCCTCGAGAAGCGCAAGGTGCTCGGCAGCCCCGGGCTCGCGTGGGACGACGAGTGGGTCGTCGAGGCGATCGGCACCAGCTACGACCGCGGGGTGAACCCGGCCGGGTTCCTGCGCCAGTACCACGCGATCCTGTCCGACGGCGACCGCACCGCCGACCTCGCCGGCCTCGACGTCCCCGCGCTGGTGGTCCACGGCGCCGACGACCCGCTCATCCCCGTGGCCGCCGGCCGGGCCACCGCCGCGGCGATCCCCGGTGCTCGGCTCGAGGAGATCGGTGGCATGGGCCATGACATCCCGCCGGCCGCCGCCGAGCGCATGGTCGAGCTGCTGCTCCCCCTCGTCCTCGGCAGCTGA